The genomic region GACAGCGGCGCGGCGGTGTAGGCCCCGGCCAGTACGCCGAAGCCCCAGCCGAACGCGATGACGACCCAGCCCGCGTCCTTCGCCTTGGAGTAGTTGAGTACGACGGCGGCGACCACTCCGGCGCCGAAGAGGATCAGAATCGCTGTGCCGATGACCTCACCGACGAAGATGTCTCCGTTGCTCATGGCGGCTCCTAGGCCCAAACCCGGAGCGGTCCGCCCCGGTCCACCGTGCAGGGTGCGTTCCCATGGCTACGTCAGCCGAGGCAGGGAGATCCCGCGCCCCGCCCGGCGTCCGTGACGAGCGTGCCGTCGCAGCCGAATCGCCCATGGAGGAATGACTCGTTGGCCCAGGCAGGGGCCCGCGCGACGCAGTGCCTGAATACGCCGGAATGCGGCGATGTCGACTGACACCGGAAGTGTTCACCGGCACTGTGAGAGCGTCAAGGTCGCGGGCGACACCGGTTCAGGCCCGCACGGATGGCACACCGGGGATCGTTGCGCTGCGGGCAGCTTGCACGGCGGGCGAGCGCGTGTGGGCCAACGGGTCCGGCGGCGCGAGCGACGTGGAGAGGCGAGGGATCGATTCGCCGGGGGCGTGCGCGGCCTTCGGGGTGCGTGTACGGCAGTGGAGGGCGTGTGTGCCCGCGGCCTGCGCCGGAGAAGGCGGCGAGCGACCCAGGGAGGCCTCCCTGGGTCGGCTGGGCCGGTGGCGGGGCCTTCAGCGGCCTTGCCGGGCGGTGTGGTGCAGTACGACTGGTGCCCCGGCAGCTCTTGCTGGTCGGAGAGCGGCCCGGTTGCTTTGGTGCGACCGTGATTTGGGGCCTGGTCGGCGTGGTACCGCGGCAGCCCTCGACGTGCGGTGCGGCCGTGCCCAGAGAGCCCTCGGGCGTCAGGGAGCGGCCCGGTCGCCTCGGCGTAGCCGTGCCCTGAGCCCTGGCCTCTGCCGCACTGCCGCAGTCCTCGACGAGCCCTGGCCGGTGCCGGATCGCGGTAGCCCTCGACGCCGGCCGAACCGCCGCCGAGAGCCACTCACCCCCGCCCGGGACCCGCCGCCCAGCTCTCGGCCTGCGCCGGTGCCGCGCCCGACCCGCGTCGGATCTCGTGGCCCGGCAGACCCGCGCGGCCCAGCACCCAACTGGCCCCCCGGAGGGACTTCGCGGCCTGCTTGAGCGGGGCCAGACATGCGGCGGCCTCGCGGTGGTCGACGACGCTGCCAGGGGCGCACAGCACGGTGGCGAGGGACAGCGTGACGGCGAGCCCACCAGCCGACCAGGGCGTGTCGAGCACCGACGTGGCCAGCGGAGCGAGCCCCTCCGGATCCGCCAGGACCAGGAAGTCGTCCCCGCCGATGTGCCCCACGCGCGTGGTCCCGGCCGCGGCCGCCTGCAACGCCTGTCCCACCGCCCGGATCAGCTCGTCACCGGCCGCGAACCCCGCACTGTCGTTGACCTGTTTGAATCCGTCGACGTCCAGCCAGCTCAGCGCGAACACCCGCCCGGCGGCGATCCGCCGGTCCACCTCACCGGTGATCGCGTCCGAACCGGGCAGCCGGGTCAGCGGATTGAGCCCGGCTGCCTCCTCGACACGGCTCTCCGCCAGCGCCCGTACGAGATCCGCCAGCCGTACGACGCCCACGCACCGCCCGAGCCGGTCGACGACCGCGACATCGTCCGACGTACGGTCACGTGCCCCGTCCGCCACCACGTCGAGAACCTCCCACGCGGTCGCGTCGATCCCGACCGTGCGCGGCGGATCACCCAGTCTGGCCGCCGGCCGGTCGGCGTACAGCGCATGGCCGTAGCGCCCCGACAGCGACAGCAGGAACCGCGAGCGGTGCACCGACCGCACCGGAACCCCGGTGGCGTCCACAAGCACCACTCCGGACACCTCGGGCGACCCGGTCAGCAGCGCCCGCACCTGCCCCGCGGACGCCCCGGCGGGCAACAGCGCGGCAGGCCGTACGAACTGCCGTACGGGCGGCCC from Streptomyces sp. NBC_00878 harbors:
- a CDS encoding EAL domain-containing protein codes for the protein MPSWSDTLRFAFQPVVNLTTGGVTALEILARPESGDVIAQARRDPELDGRLAALAIRAAARQETLLPLHVNVFAGTLADLGGLASLRDAVREAGRMPWEVTVDVCPPFTHVPRQALLEAVAVLRDDGFRICADGIGDGDVPLRVLADLAPDLVKLDASLLSRPAAVRAMRTLCEQLGALLSVGGVETESQCAAALAAGAQLAQGELFAPPARRPAADVYVPALSPAAASTPPYGPPVRQFVRPAALLPAGASAGQVRALLTGSPEVSGVVLVDATGVPVRSVHRSRFLLSLSGRYGHALYADRPAARLGDPPRTVGIDATAWEVLDVVADGARDRTSDDVAVVDRLGRCVGVVRLADLVRALAESRVEEAAGLNPLTRLPGSDAITGEVDRRIAAGRVFALSWLDVDGFKQVNDSAGFAAGDELIRAVGQALQAAAAGTTRVGHIGGDDFLVLADPEGLAPLATSVLDTPWSAGGLAVTLSLATVLCAPGSVVDHREAAACLAPLKQAAKSLRGASWVLGRAGLPGHEIRRGSGAAPAQAESWAAGPGRG